The Cinclus cinclus chromosome 28, bCinCin1.1, whole genome shotgun sequence genome window below encodes:
- the MAU2 gene encoding MAU2 chromatid cohesion factor homolog — translation MAAVAAGAAAPQQPPPPQQPPQPAGGGGSGSGEAAGAAGGAGGGGGGAGGGGGAAGPAPGSGSGGGAAAGESWYLALLGLAEHFRTSSPPKVRLCVHCLQAVLPRKPPPRMEARTHLQLGSVLYHHTRNGDQARGHLEKAWLISQQIPQFEDVKFEAASLLSELYCQENSVDTAKPLLRKAIQISQQTPYWHCRLLFQLAQLHTLEKDLVSACDLLGVGAEYARVVGSEYTRALFLLSKGMLLLMERKLQEVHPLLTLCGQIVENWQGNPIQKESLRVFFLVLQVTHYLDAGQVKSVKPCLKQLQQCIQTISTLHDDEILPSNPADLFHWLPKEHMCVLVYLVTVMHSMQAGYLEKAQKYTDKALMQLEKLKMLDCSPILSSFQVILLEHIIMCRLVTGHKATALQEISQVCQLCQQSPRLFSNHAAQLHTLLGLYCISVNCMDNAEAQFTTALRLTTHQELWAFIVTNLASVYIREGNRHQELYSLLERINPDHNFPVSSHCLRAAAFYIRGLFSFFQGRYNEAKRFLRETLKMSNAEDLNRLTACSLVLLGHIFYVLGNHRESNNMVVPAMQLASKIPDMSVQLWSSALLRDLNKACGNAMDAHEAAQMHQNFSQQLLQDHIEACSLPEHNLITWTDGPPPVQFQAQNGPNTSLASLL, via the exons atggcggcggtggcggcgggcgcggcggccCCTcagcagccgccgccgcctcaGCAGCCGCCGCAGccggcgggaggcggcgggagcggctcTGGGGAGGCGGCGGGAGCCGCGGGTGGGGCCGGAGGAGGCGGCGGAGGTGCCGGAGGCGGTGGCGGCGCAGCCGGGCCTGCGCCGGGCTCGGGGtcgggcggcggcgcggccgcggGCGAGTCGTGGTACCTGGCGCTGCTGGGCCTGGCCGAGCATTTCCGCACGTCCAGCCCGCCCAAGGTGCGGCTGTGCGTGCACTGCCTGCAGGCCGTGCTGCCCCGCAAACCCCCGCCCCGCATGGAAGCCCGCACGCACCTCCAGCTCGGCTCCGTCCTTTACCACCACACCCGCAACGGCGACCAGGCCCGCGGGCACCTGGAGAAGGCG TGGCTGATATCCCAGCAG ATCCCTCAGTTTGAAGATGTGAAGTTTGAGGCAGCCAGTTTGCTGTCGGAGCTCTACTGCCAGGAG AATTCCGTGGACACGGCCAAGCCCCTGCTGCGAAAAGCCATCCAGATCTCCCAGCAAACTCCCTACTGGCACTGCAGGCTGCTCTTCCAGCTGGCT CAACTGCACACTCTGGAAAAGGATTTGGTGTCAGCCTGTGACCTGCTGGGAGTGGGGGCCGAGTACGCCCGCGTGGTGGGCTCCGAGTACACCAG AGCCCTCTTTCTGCTCAGCAAGGGGATG ctgctgctgatggaGAGGAAGCTGCAGGAGGTTCACCCGCTGCTGACGCTGTGTGGGCAGATCGTGGAGAACTGGCAGGGAAATCCCATCCAGAAGGAATCCCTCAGGGTCTTCTTCCTTGTCCTGCAGGTCACACATTACCTGGATGCAGGCCAG GTGAAGAGCGTGAAGCCGTGcctgaagcagctgcagcagtgcatcCAAACCATCTCCACCCTGCACGACGACGAGATCCTGCCCAGCAACCCCGCGGACCTGTTCCACTGGCTGCCCAAGGAGCACATGTGTGTGCTGGTGTACCTG GTGACAGTGATGCATTCCATGCAGGCAGGATACCTGGAGAAGGCTCAGAAATACACAGACAAAGCCCTCATGCAGCTGGAGAAGCTCAAAA TGCTGGACTGCAGCCCCATCCTGTCCTCATTCCAAGTGATTTTGTTGGAACACATCATCATGTGCAGGCTGGTGACAGGACACAAAGCCACGGCCCTTCAGGAG atttCCCAGgtctgccagctgtgccagcaatCTCCCAGACTCTTTTCCAACCACGCTGCCCAGCTGCACACACTCCTG ggTCTGTACTGCATCTCTGTCAACTGCATGGACAATGCAGAAGCACAATTCACTACAGCACTGAGG ctcACAACCCACCAGGAGCTGTGGGCATTTATTGTCACCAACCTGGCCAGTGTCTACATCCGAGAAGGGAATCGGCACCAGGAG CTCTACAGTTTATTGGAAAGAATAAATCCCGACCACAACTTCCCAGTGAG TTCCCACTGTCTCCGAGCTGCAGCGTTTTACATCCGGgggcttttctcctttttccaggGAAGATACAACGAGGCCAA gCGTTTTTTGCGGGAGACTCTGAAGATGTCGAACGCCGAGGACCTGAACCGCCTGACCGCCtgttccctggtgctgctgggccaCATCTTCTACGTGCTGGGCAACCACAGG GAAAGCAACAACATGGTGGTTCCAGCCATGCAGCTGGCCAGCAAAATCCCAGACATGTCCGTGCAGCTCTGGTCCTCAGCCCTGCTCCGGG ACCTGAACAAGGCGTGTGGGAATGCCATGGATGCCCACGAGGCTGCCCAGATGCACCAGAacttctcccagcagctgctgcaggatcaCATCGAGGCCTGCAGCCTCCCCGAGCACAACCTGATCACG